One segment of Bacteroidota bacterium DNA contains the following:
- a CDS encoding ATP-binding cassette domain-containing protein, which translates to MQLLTARNITKQYAGHKALDEVSIEVPERSIFGLLGPNGAGKTSLIRIINMIMAPDSGELFFAGEKLRAEHVGRIGYLPEERGLYRKMKVGEQAMYLARLKGLSHHDAQTRLKNWFGKFDILNWWNRKVEELSKGMQQKVQFIVTVVHEPSLLIFDEPFSGFDPINVNLLKDEILRLRDNGATILFSTHNMASVEELCDHIALINRSRKVLDGSVKEIRNANRANVFEISFNNFDGELPALLNSDFSVISEGFEEGLRTARIKIGRDRSANDLLNLLIGQVSIHSLQEILPTMNDIFIKKVKEQEIHE; encoded by the coding sequence ATGCAACTGTTAACAGCGAGAAACATAACCAAACAATATGCCGGACACAAAGCCCTTGATGAGGTGAGCATTGAGGTGCCTGAAAGGAGTATTTTCGGATTACTCGGTCCAAACGGTGCAGGAAAGACAAGTCTCATCAGGATCATCAATATGATCATGGCACCGGATTCGGGTGAGTTGTTTTTTGCAGGCGAAAAGCTCAGAGCTGAGCATGTGGGGCGCATCGGTTACCTTCCGGAAGAGCGTGGCTTGTACCGGAAGATGAAGGTTGGCGAGCAGGCCATGTATCTTGCCCGCTTGAAGGGCCTTTCTCATCATGATGCTCAAACAAGGCTAAAGAACTGGTTTGGCAAATTTGACATCCTCAACTGGTGGAACCGTAAGGTGGAAGAGCTCTCCAAGGGCATGCAGCAAAAGGTGCAGTTCATCGTAACGGTCGTGCATGAGCCCTCTCTATTGATCTTTGATGAGCCTTTCAGCGGATTTGACCCCATCAATGTAAACCTTCTTAAAGACGAGATACTCCGTTTGCGCGATAATGGCGCAACCATCTTATTTTCAACCCATAATATGGCATCTGTTGAAGAACTTTGCGACCATATCGCTCTCATCAACCGCTCCAGAAAGGTTCTCGACGGCAGTGTGAAAGAGATTCGCAATGCTAATAGAGCTAATGTTTTTGAAATATCATTCAATAACTTTGACGGAGAGCTTCCTGCATTGCTAAACAGCGATTTCAGCGTTATCAGCGAAGGATTTGAAGAGGGATTGCGGACGGCCAGGATAAAGATTGGGCGTGACCGCAGTGCAAATGACCTGTTAAACCTGCTGATCGGACAAGTAAGCATACATTCATTGCAGGAAATCCTTCCTACGATGAACGACATTTTTATCAAAAAGGTAAAGGAGCAGGAAATCCATGAATAA
- a CDS encoding DUF4290 domain-containing protein: protein MEYNSTREKLVMPEYGRNVQKMIEFAISVEDRDKRTAVARAIVNIMASMNPKIKETADYKQKLWDQLIIISRFRLDIDSPFPYPDREVLESKPRKVSYKKDPMRFRHYGRSIERIIAKAITYEEGPEKEALIQTIANHLKKSYLNWNRDSVNDELIYKHFEELSGGKLKLGEDFKLNETSDILARQKRKKFINKRDNGGGNSNNKMRMRRHKNQ from the coding sequence ATGCCCGAATATGGCAGGAATGTCCAGAAGATGATTGAGTTTGCCATCAGTGTGGAAGACCGTGATAAGAGAACTGCCGTAGCGCGTGCCATTGTAAACATTATGGCTTCGATGAACCCGAAGATAAAAGAGACAGCCGACTATAAGCAAAAGTTATGGGACCAGCTCATTATCATTTCCAGGTTTCGTCTGGATATTGATTCCCCGTTTCCTTACCCCGATCGTGAAGTCCTGGAATCAAAACCAAGGAAAGTATCATACAAGAAGGATCCCATGCGTTTCCGTCATTACGGAAGGAGCATAGAGCGCATTATTGCCAAGGCGATCACCTACGAAGAAGGGCCGGAGAAAGAGGCTCTGATCCAGACCATTGCCAATCACCTGAAGAAGTCGTATCTGAACTGGAATCGCGACTCGGTAAACGACGAGTTGATCTATAAACACTTTGAAGAGCTGTCGGGTGGCAAGTTAAAGTTAGGCGAGGATTTCAAGCTTAATGAGACGAGTGACATCCTGGCAAGGCAAAAGCGCAAGAAATTTATAAACAAGCGTGATAACGGCGGTGGCAACAGCAACAACAAAATGAGAATGCGTCGTCATAAGAATCAATAG
- the dnaJ gene encoding molecular chaperone DnaJ: MSQKRDYYEILEVSRNATEQEIKKAYRQKALKFHPDKNPDNPDAESHFKEAAEAYEVLSNPDKRKRYDQFGHDGLRGMNGFGGGGGMSMDDIFSHFGDVFESFGFGGFGGGGRTRSRRVNRGTNLRIKVKLEMHEIATGIEKKIKVNKYVSCEACNGTGAHKGGSFHTCQTCRGTGQVTQVTNTFLGQMRTTTTCPSCGGEGQIIIEKCHSCHGDGIVSGEEIISVRIPGGVSDGMQLSMSGKGNAAARGGVPGDLIILIEEIPHPELIRDGRNLIYDKYISFTNAALGANVDVPTLEGKARIKIAPGTQAGKVLRLKGKGLPDVNGSPRGDILVNVNVWTPQNLSKEEKTILEKLSESENFQPKPTGADKGFFERMREYFQ, encoded by the coding sequence ATGTCGCAAAAGAGAGATTACTACGAAATTCTGGAGGTTTCGCGCAATGCCACGGAGCAGGAGATCAAGAAGGCATACCGTCAGAAAGCTCTGAAATTCCATCCTGATAAGAATCCTGACAATCCCGATGCTGAGTCGCATTTCAAGGAGGCGGCCGAGGCGTATGAGGTATTAAGCAATCCTGACAAGAGGAAGCGTTACGACCAGTTTGGTCACGACGGATTACGGGGTATGAACGGCTTCGGTGGTGGTGGCGGGATGTCGATGGATGACATCTTCAGCCATTTCGGGGATGTTTTCGAGAGCTTTGGATTTGGTGGTTTTGGCGGTGGAGGCAGGACACGGAGCAGGAGGGTGAACCGTGGCACCAATCTGCGCATCAAAGTGAAACTGGAGATGCATGAGATTGCCACCGGGATAGAGAAAAAGATCAAGGTCAATAAGTATGTCTCCTGTGAAGCCTGTAACGGTACAGGAGCTCACAAGGGAGGATCGTTTCATACCTGTCAGACATGCCGGGGAACGGGACAGGTTACTCAGGTAACCAACACTTTTCTTGGGCAGATGCGTACAACCACCACCTGTCCATCCTGCGGAGGCGAAGGCCAGATCATTATCGAAAAATGTCATAGCTGCCACGGCGATGGGATAGTCAGTGGAGAGGAGATTATTTCTGTCCGCATACCTGGTGGAGTTAGCGACGGCATGCAGTTGTCGATGTCGGGAAAAGGCAACGCGGCTGCCAGGGGAGGAGTGCCGGGAGACCTTATCATCCTGATCGAAGAAATACCGCATCCGGAGTTGATCCGTGACGGTCGGAATCTTATTTACGACAAATACATTTCCTTTACCAATGCTGCTCTTGGAGCCAATGTTGATGTACCCACACTGGAAGGCAAGGCAAGGATCAAGATCGCTCCGGGAACGCAGGCAGGCAAGGTTCTGAGGTTAAAAGGAAAAGGGCTTCCCGATGTGAACGGCTCACCCAGGGGCGACATACTGGTTAATGTCAATGTCTGGACGCCACAAAACCTTAGTAAGGAAGAAAAGACCATCCTGGAAAAACTGTCGGAATCGGAAAATTTCCAACCCAAGCCTACCGGAGCGGACAAAGGATTCTTTGAGCGTATGCGGGAATATTTTCAATAA
- a CDS encoding nucleotide exchange factor GrpE has protein sequence MIEDVDKTLREEPEDINEGGQPEQESMEGTDKKTLRRKKQAILEKENKELKEKVDELNDKYLRLFSEFDNFRKRTLKEKIEMSKTASEEVITALLPVLDDFERAIRSMENSSEDSNLKEGVLLIFNKFLTILNQKGLEQMRTVGEVFDTDYHEAITNIPAPSPEQKGRVIDEVEKGYLLNGKVIRYARVVVGN, from the coding sequence ATGATTGAAGACGTTGACAAAACCCTAAGGGAAGAGCCTGAGGATATAAATGAAGGTGGTCAGCCGGAACAGGAAAGCATGGAAGGGACTGACAAAAAAACACTGCGCAGGAAGAAACAGGCCATCCTGGAAAAGGAGAACAAAGAATTGAAAGAAAAAGTTGATGAGCTGAATGACAAATACCTTCGTTTATTTTCGGAGTTTGACAATTTCCGGAAAAGGACATTGAAGGAAAAGATTGAGATGAGCAAGACCGCCTCGGAAGAGGTAATTACTGCCTTACTCCCTGTTCTTGATGATTTTGAGCGTGCGATCCGGAGCATGGAGAATTCGTCGGAGGATAGCAATCTTAAGGAAGGGGTTTTGCTGATTTTCAATAAATTCCTGACTATACTGAATCAGAAGGGCCTGGAGCAGATGAGAACCGTTGGGGAGGTTTTTGACACGGATTATCACGAAGCCATCACGAACATACCGGCGCCGTCGCCTGAGCAAAAAGGAAGAGTGATCGACGAGGTTGAGAAGGGGTATCTTCTCAACGGCAAGGTGATCCGGTACGCCAGGGTTGTTGTGGGCAATTAG
- the murA gene encoding UDP-N-acetylglucosamine 1-carboxyvinyltransferase has protein sequence MSSFEIIGGRKLQGEIIPQGAKNEALQVISAVLLTRDKVTISNIPAIRDVIKLIGIIRDLGVEVSQEGEGTWTFRAADVNLDYMRSQEFKSQGESLRGSIMILGPLLARFGKSFMPHPGGDKIGRRRLDTHFTGLQRLGARFHYDDKEKMYCVDSSDLKGCDMLLDEASVTGTANIVMAAVLAKGKTTIFNAACEPYIYQLCSMLNRMGARISGVGSNLLTIEGVEELNGTEHRLLADMIEVGSFIGLAAMTQSEITIKNVNYERLGMIPDVFRKLGISIVKRDDDIIVPAQKSYEIETFMDGSILTVRDAPWPGFTPDLISIVLVTATQAKGSVLIHQWMFESRLFFVDKLIDMGAQIILCDPHRATVIGLNRQYPLKGIEMTSPDIRAGVALLIAALSAEGRSVIHNIEQIDRGYQHIDNRLAKLGAEIKRV, from the coding sequence ATGAGTTCATTTGAGATCATCGGCGGCAGAAAGCTTCAGGGGGAGATCATACCCCAGGGGGCCAAGAACGAGGCACTTCAGGTGATCAGCGCGGTTTTGCTCACCCGTGATAAGGTGACCATCAGCAATATTCCTGCCATCAGGGATGTGATCAAGCTTATCGGCATCATCCGTGATCTGGGTGTTGAGGTATCCCAGGAAGGGGAGGGGACATGGACCTTCCGTGCGGCAGATGTCAATCTCGATTACATGCGTTCCCAGGAATTTAAGTCGCAGGGAGAAAGCCTGCGGGGGTCGATTATGATACTCGGTCCTTTGCTTGCGCGCTTTGGCAAATCGTTCATGCCGCATCCGGGGGGCGACAAGATTGGAAGGCGCAGGCTGGATACGCATTTTACCGGTCTCCAGCGCCTGGGAGCCCGCTTTCATTATGATGACAAGGAAAAGATGTATTGTGTGGACTCATCCGATCTGAAGGGATGTGACATGCTGCTTGATGAAGCATCCGTGACGGGTACGGCGAATATTGTTATGGCGGCTGTTCTTGCCAAAGGGAAAACCACCATTTTCAACGCGGCGTGTGAGCCATATATTTATCAGCTTTGCTCCATGTTGAACCGCATGGGAGCCCGGATATCCGGGGTGGGTTCCAACCTGCTTACCATTGAGGGTGTTGAGGAGCTTAACGGCACGGAGCACCGTTTACTGGCCGACATGATAGAGGTGGGAAGTTTTATCGGACTGGCTGCCATGACACAGTCGGAGATAACCATCAAGAACGTCAATTATGAAAGACTGGGTATGATCCCCGATGTTTTCAGGAAGCTGGGGATCAGTATTGTAAAGCGAGATGACGATATCATTGTTCCTGCACAGAAATCCTATGAAATAGAAACCTTCATGGATGGTTCGATACTCACCGTGAGGGATGCGCCCTGGCCGGGGTTCACTCCCGACCTTATCAGTATCGTCCTTGTAACTGCCACCCAGGCAAAAGGCAGTGTATTGATCCATCAGTGGATGTTTGAAAGCAGACTTTTCTTTGTCGATAAGCTCATCGACATGGGAGCCCAGATCATCCTTTGCGACCCGCACCGGGCCACCGTGATAGGGCTTAACCGGCAGTATCCCCTCAAAGGTATAGAGATGACATCTCCCGACATACGCGCCGGCGTTGCCCTCCTCATTGCTGCCCTCAGCGCGGAAGGACGCAGCGTAATCCATAACATCGAACAGATCGATCGCGGCTACCAGCATATCGATAACCGGCTTGCTAAACTGGGCGCAGAAATCAAACGAGTGTGA